From Rhododendron vialii isolate Sample 1 chromosome 10a, ASM3025357v1, the proteins below share one genomic window:
- the LOC131302676 gene encoding uncharacterized protein LOC131302676, producing the protein MAEYDDLTEKPNGVRTEANGKRGHKVEQQDVTLYGVLRCLVAEVFFPDPDAGCGSDPFLRRIKGSLSENVPLLRDASRNSGRDVFLWTRRGSPLRALLVVSVGAIALLALTGLTVFMLFFVAATVNAIVISLLMSLAAVGGFLALFFAFMTAIYIGALSVAVFVISTATISAIIAVLITTGWIGFFWTIWLATKKSVELAKHSLTVTGSTVSAAYSSARHARRHHHES; encoded by the exons atggcagAGTACGACGATCTGACTGAGAAACCCAACGGCGTACGCACGGAGGCGAACGGGAAGCGGGGCCACAAGGTAGAACAACAAGACGTGACGCTCTACGGCGTCCTCCGCTGCCTGGTGGCGGAGGTTTTCTTCCCGGATCCGGACGCCGGGTGCGGGTCGGACCCTTTCCTCCGCCGGATCAAAGGATCTCTCTCCGAGAACGTCCCGCTCCTCCGCGATGCCTCGCGAAACTCGGGCCGCGACGTCTTCCTCTGGACCCGCCGCGGCAGCCCTCTCCGCGCCCTCCTCGTTGTTTCT GTTGGGGCAATCGCTCTTCTGGCCTTAACCGGGCTGACGGTCTTTATGCTTTTCTTTGTCGCAGCAACTGTCAATGCCATTGTAATTTCTCTTCTCATGTCTCTAGCAGCAGTAGGGGGGTTCTTGGCCCTTTTCTTTGCCTTCATGACAGCCATTTATATTGGGGCATTATCTGTAGCTGTCTTTGTCATTTCCACTGCAACAATATCGGCCATCATTGCTGTTCTGATTACTACAG GTTGGATTGGATTCTTCTGGACCATATGGCTGGCAACGAAGAAAAGCGTGGAACTTGCAAAGCATTCCTTGACTGTGACTGGATCAACAGTTTCTGCTGCTTACTCTTCCGCTCGGCATGCCCGCCGCCACCATCATGAAAGTTAA